A stretch of the Acidobacteriota bacterium genome encodes the following:
- a CDS encoding S9 family peptidase, with amino-acid sequence MKRNFLKTLFLFFVCMALILFGYGTEQEKKEKEEAPISINQWLIAGPASLPLPVVLGEGAEFSVKNLFDLDILDPLRLWVKEGDKLEWSPKNILKWSIKNVENGKLTISAEGTNPQVVFLACYLDSSRWQKIKVEIETHHLLKVFLDGVSVITRDVSSKSDAKEIGKATGELMLSQGKHRLFITAIRDPNGHQEWSIKATFKPKKEEYLSVSLATKRTLTEDDIFNSLNLRSISISPDGKAVAYTVSQRNPRTKKHEYWIEIRKLPDGEIEKVIRDTQNLRNLRWSPDGKFLSAIAPGTKDTFDLWLIERKTGQTQILLDDVKGLNNAIWSPTGEFMVYSVTDEPKEKEQKIQRMTGLQDRWIRYWPYKTHLYMLMMESKIKRRLTAGTLSSEGLFSSAGNPISPDGNKIIFIKSQPDYKNRPYLKTELVVLDIMTNKAEKVFTSNYSIGSVSFSPDGKKIYFIGGQSIGNIKKEKVLLNDYDRDLYILNPETGEVKSLTDKFNPSIYTALWRKNDSIYLLSEDKSEVQLYRTDEEGKHFYKLNTGVDVVREFDVPLNGSRVVYSGESIQAPIKLFTMDVKNESSKLIYAPDEERWSDVIYGKIEDFNFKNSRGNTIEGWIYYPVDFDPNKKYPLIVYYYGGTSPTIRSFNTRFLQYASNGYFVYVLNPSGATGYGPKFSNFHVNDWGKIVTEEIISGVTNVIKSKPFIDSKSIGAFGGSYGGFMTESLAYKTGMFRALTSLYGISNITSYWGAGWWGFLYSGIATAESFPWNRPDIYVERSPIFHAHKINTPLLLLHGDADINVPITESEQLYTALKLLDKEVEFIRFKDEDHGIRGSDENQRAVPEIMMAWWDKYLKNQPEAWDNLWKKQEK; translated from the coding sequence ATGAAAAGGAATTTTTTAAAAACCTTATTTTTATTCTTTGTATGTATGGCACTTATTTTATTTGGATATGGAACTGAACAAGAAAAGAAGGAAAAAGAGGAAGCACCTATTTCGATAAATCAATGGTTAATAGCTGGTCCAGCATCTCTTCCCCTTCCTGTAGTACTTGGTGAAGGAGCTGAGTTTTCAGTTAAAAACCTTTTTGACCTTGATATCCTTGACCCATTAAGGTTATGGGTTAAAGAAGGAGACAAATTAGAATGGAGCCCAAAAAATATACTTAAATGGAGCATCAAAAATGTAGAAAATGGCAAACTAACTATATCAGCTGAGGGCACAAATCCTCAGGTGGTATTCCTTGCATGTTATTTGGATAGCTCTCGGTGGCAAAAAATTAAAGTAGAGATAGAAACCCATCATCTTTTAAAAGTATTTTTAGATGGAGTTTCAGTTATAACCAGAGATGTATCTTCCAAATCAGATGCGAAGGAGATTGGTAAAGCAACAGGAGAGCTGATGCTTTCGCAAGGAAAACATCGTCTATTTATCACAGCAATCAGGGATCCGAATGGACATCAGGAATGGTCTATAAAAGCTACATTCAAGCCAAAAAAAGAAGAATATTTATCTGTCAGTTTAGCGACAAAGAGGACTTTAACAGAAGACGATATATTTAATTCCCTTAATTTGAGAAGTATATCGATATCGCCGGACGGAAAGGCAGTGGCTTACACAGTAAGCCAGCGTAATCCAAGAACAAAAAAACATGAATACTGGATAGAAATCCGAAAGCTTCCTGATGGAGAAATAGAAAAAGTAATACGGGATACTCAAAATCTCCGGAATCTTCGGTGGTCACCTGATGGAAAGTTTCTCAGTGCCATAGCTCCTGGAACAAAGGATACTTTTGATCTATGGCTGATAGAACGAAAAACTGGCCAGACTCAAATTCTTCTGGATGATGTAAAAGGGTTAAACAATGCAATCTGGTCTCCCACAGGAGAATTCATGGTATATTCAGTAACTGATGAGCCTAAGGAAAAAGAGCAAAAAATCCAGAGAATGACAGGTCTTCAGGATCGCTGGATTCGTTATTGGCCTTATAAGACACATTTATATATGTTAATGATGGAATCAAAAATAAAACGACGTCTTACTGCAGGCACACTTTCCTCCGAGGGGCTTTTCAGTTCTGCTGGGAATCCGATAAGCCCAGATGGAAATAAAATTATTTTTATCAAATCTCAACCAGATTATAAGAATCGTCCTTATTTAAAAACAGAACTCGTGGTGCTTGATATAATGACAAACAAAGCAGAAAAAGTTTTTACCTCAAACTATTCAATAGGTTCAGTGAGTTTTTCTCCTGATGGTAAAAAGATTTATTTTATAGGAGGGCAGTCTATAGGAAATATTAAAAAAGAAAAGGTGCTTTTGAATGATTACGATAGAGACTTATACATTCTAAATCCTGAAACAGGGGAAGTTAAATCTCTGACTGATAAGTTTAATCCTTCTATATACACAGCATTATGGAGGAAAAATGATTCAATTTATTTACTCAGTGAGGATAAGAGTGAAGTTCAGCTGTATAGAACTGACGAAGAAGGAAAACATTTTTATAAACTTAATACCGGTGTTGATGTTGTGAGGGAATTTGATGTTCCACTTAATGGCTCTCGTGTTGTTTATTCTGGAGAATCGATTCAAGCTCCCATTAAACTTTTCACAATGGATGTAAAAAATGAGTCTTCTAAGTTGATTTATGCACCCGATGAAGAACGCTGGTCAGATGTAATTTATGGAAAAATTGAAGATTTCAATTTTAAAAATTCAAGGGGTAATACAATTGAAGGCTGGATTTATTACCCTGTTGATTTTGACCCGAATAAAAAATACCCGTTGATTGTTTACTATTATGGAGGTACCTCTCCAACCATTCGTTCTTTCAACACAAGATTTCTTCAATATGCATCTAATGGATATTTTGTTTATGTTTTGAATCCCAGTGGTGCAACTGGATATGGACCTAAGTTCTCAAATTTTCATGTGAATGATTGGGGTAAAATTGTAACTGAAGAAATCATTTCTGGAGTTACAAATGTTATCAAATCAAAGCCATTTATAGATTCAAAAAGCATAGGAGCGTTTGGTGGAAGCTATGGTGGCTTTATGACAGAAAGTCTGGCGTATAAGACTGGTATGTTCCGTGCTCTTACCTCTTTATACGGAATAAGCAATATAACGAGTTACTGGGGTGCTGGATGGTGGGGATTTCTGTACTCTGGAATTGCTACAGCTGAGAGTTTTCCATGGAATCGGCCAGATATTTATGTTGAAAGGTCTCCGATCTTTCATGCTCACAAGATAAACACTCCTCTTTTACTCCTCCATGGCGATGCTGACATTAATGTGCCAATTACTGAATCAGAACAATTGTATACAGCATTAAAATTATTAGACAAAGAGGTTGAGTTTATAAGGTTTAAAGATGAAGATCATGGAATCAGAGGATCCGATGAAAATCAACGGGCTGTTCCAGAAATCATGATGGCATGGTGGGATAAGTATTTAAAAAATCAACCAGAAGCCTGGGATAACCTCTGGAAAAAACAGGAGAAATAA